A genome region from Manis javanica isolate MJ-LG chromosome 3, MJ_LKY, whole genome shotgun sequence includes the following:
- the KIAA1143 gene encoding uncharacterized protein KIAA1143 homolog, producing MNRRNQVSYKRPAEPTFLARFKERVGYREGPTVETKRIQPQLPDEDSDHSDKEDEQPQVVVLRKGDLSAEEVMKIKAEIKAATADEEPAPTDGRIMYRKPVKRSSGEKYSGLKASSKKKRKENGINKQDSVKKNSQKQIKNSCLLSFDNEDENE from the exons ATGAACAGGCGGAACCAGGTGTCGTACAAGAGGCCAGCCGAGCCGACGTTTCTGGCGCGCTTCAAGGAACGGGTCGGGTACAGGGAAGGGCCCACCGTAGAGACCAAG AGAATCCAGCCCCAGCTCCCAGATGAAGACAGTGATCACAGTGACAAAGAAGATGAACAGCCCCAAGTGGTGGTTCTAAGAAAGGGCGACCTGTCAGCTGAAGAAGTCatgaaaattaaagcagaaataaaggcTGCCACAGCAG ATGAAGAACCAGCTCCAACCGATGGAAGAATCATGTACCGAAAACCAGTCAAGCGTTCCTCGGGTGAAAAATACTCAGGCTTAAAAGCAAGCtcaaagaagaagagaaaggaaaatggaataaataagcAGGACTCAGTTAAAAAGAACTCACAGAAGCAAATCAAAAACAGTTGTCTCCTTTCCTTTGATAATGaagatgaaaatgaataa